A single Paraburkholderia sp. FT54 DNA region contains:
- a CDS encoding oxidoreductase — protein sequence MSASLKIGLMGYGFAGATFHAPVIEHCGRASVAAIATSQPERALADYPHTKVVADLDALLALDELDCIVIATPNDTHFDLARRTLEAGKHVVVDKPVTLNAADAHTLANIALARSKLFIPFHNRRWDGDFLTVRDLLASGELGRITQYESHFDRFRPEVRQRWREEASRGGGLLLDLGPHLVDQALALFGAPQTVSATVRKHRDDAGAPDYVHIQLGYAEFEVVLHASALTALVAPRFTIHGTRGSYMKYGLDTQEDQLKAGLRPGDDGFGAGNAAGALRVLEGDKEVERELPTRNGDYSGFYIAVADAIQNGVKFPVSAQDAVDVMTVIELAGRSSEEGIRLPFERIR from the coding sequence ATGTCCGCATCGCTGAAGATTGGATTGATGGGTTACGGTTTCGCCGGCGCGACCTTTCATGCGCCGGTGATCGAGCACTGCGGCCGCGCGAGCGTCGCCGCCATTGCCACGAGCCAGCCCGAGCGCGCGCTCGCCGACTATCCGCACACGAAAGTGGTGGCGGACCTCGACGCGCTGCTGGCGCTCGATGAACTCGACTGCATCGTGATCGCCACGCCGAACGACACGCACTTCGACCTGGCGCGCCGCACGCTGGAAGCGGGCAAGCACGTGGTGGTCGACAAGCCGGTCACGCTGAACGCCGCCGACGCGCACACGCTCGCCAATATCGCGCTCGCCCGAAGCAAACTCTTCATACCGTTCCACAACCGTCGCTGGGACGGCGATTTTCTGACCGTGCGCGATCTGCTCGCGAGCGGTGAATTGGGACGGATCACGCAATACGAATCGCATTTCGACCGATTCCGGCCGGAAGTGCGGCAGCGTTGGCGCGAGGAAGCGTCGCGAGGCGGCGGCTTGCTGCTCGACCTCGGGCCGCATCTGGTCGACCAGGCGCTGGCATTGTTTGGAGCGCCGCAGACCGTGTCGGCCACGGTGCGCAAGCATCGCGACGACGCCGGTGCGCCGGACTACGTGCATATCCAGCTCGGCTACGCTGAGTTCGAAGTGGTGTTGCACGCCAGTGCGTTGACGGCGCTGGTCGCGCCACGCTTCACCATCCACGGCACGCGCGGCAGCTATATGAAATACGGGCTCGATACCCAGGAAGATCAGTTGAAGGCGGGCCTGCGTCCGGGCGACGACGGCTTCGGCGCGGGCAACGCCGCAGGTGCGCTGCGCGTGCTGGAAGGCGATAAGGAAGTCGAGCGCGAGTTGCCGACGCGCAATGGCGATTACTCCGGGTTCTATATCGCGGTGGCCGACGCCATCCAGAATGGAGTGAAATTCCCGGTGAGCGCACAGGACGCTGTCGACGTAATGACGGTTATCGAGCTTGCCGGCCGTAGTTCGGAAGAAGGCATCCGGTTGCCGTTCGAGCGGATTCGCTGA
- a CDS encoding c-type cytochrome, which translates to MSEAPHGAPIKTPGQLVAAIIASFAVPIVIIVLLVIYVDNSTRTGAGTDSLSEAEVTARIKPFAQVDIRDANAPRVYKSGEEVYKAVCSACHASGAAGAPKFTNTADWAPRIAQGFDTLLHTALAGKGAMPPRGGTSPDDYSDFEIARAVAYMANNSGGSFPEPAQPAPGAAAAASGAAAAAPAGASDAGAAQAAAAMAALASVPQAAAPAAGGTQSADASQAGKALYQQVCQACHAAGVLNAPKFGDKDAWAPRLKEPMDTVYNYALHGKGAMPPKGGSTASDADVKAAVDYMVSAVK; encoded by the coding sequence ATGAGCGAAGCACCACACGGAGCCCCGATCAAAACCCCCGGACAGCTCGTCGCCGCGATCATTGCCAGTTTTGCGGTACCCATCGTCATCATCGTTTTGCTAGTGATCTACGTCGACAATTCGACACGCACCGGCGCCGGCACCGACTCTCTCTCCGAAGCCGAGGTCACCGCCCGCATCAAACCGTTCGCCCAGGTCGACATTCGCGACGCCAACGCGCCGCGCGTCTACAAGAGTGGCGAGGAAGTCTACAAGGCCGTTTGCTCTGCGTGTCACGCGTCGGGTGCGGCAGGCGCGCCGAAATTCACCAATACCGCCGACTGGGCACCGCGCATCGCGCAGGGCTTCGACACGCTGCTGCACACGGCGCTCGCCGGCAAAGGCGCGATGCCGCCGCGCGGCGGCACCAGCCCGGACGACTATAGCGATTTTGAAATCGCCCGCGCAGTCGCCTACATGGCGAACAATTCCGGCGGAAGCTTCCCTGAACCGGCTCAGCCGGCGCCGGGCGCGGCAGCGGCGGCATCCGGTGCAGCGGCAGCAGCGCCGGCCGGCGCTTCGGACGCGGGCGCGGCTCAGGCCGCCGCGGCGATGGCCGCCCTGGCCAGCGTGCCGCAAGCAGCCGCGCCAGCAGCGGGCGGCACGCAAAGCGCGGACGCGTCGCAAGCCGGCAAGGCGTTGTATCAGCAGGTTTGTCAGGCCTGTCATGCGGCCGGCGTGCTGAACGCACCCAAGTTCGGCGACAAGGACGCCTGGGCGCCGCGTCTGAAGGAGCCGATGGACACGGTCTATAACTACGCGCTGCACGGCAAGGGCGCGATGCCTCCGAAGGGCGGCTCGACCGCCTCCGACGCGGACGTGAAGGCCGCTGTCGACTATATGGTCAGCGCGGTGAAGTAA
- a CDS encoding transporter — MSQPNCFLAARRLVAGLCKGALLSTVCVSLFQTAWATEGGIGRPITGMQVTPYGGVVPPTSDWIVSAATIYYEGSLGASKSIPIAGQVTAGVNATAEYTILAAVKTWGITASGWNFASSFGVPVQYTNISSFHGSLPNDHGTQFADFFFTPVIAGYHLTKTDHVALSVQIYAPTGAYNPNRLANAGQNTWTFTPTIAYTKLLPKEDIELSLNYGLEFYTPNSDTHYHNAPLSVLDLLALKRFGNGWGVGVVGGYIQQIGHDTGGIANVLGGSQGHAVGLGPMVTWSGKIQKTPVSAALRWVNEFNTSNRPKGNAVQLSVNATFQ; from the coding sequence ATGAGTCAACCTAACTGTTTCCTCGCAGCCAGGCGACTCGTTGCCGGATTGTGCAAGGGCGCGCTTCTGAGCACCGTTTGCGTGAGTCTTTTCCAAACAGCGTGGGCGACTGAAGGCGGCATCGGCCGCCCGATCACCGGCATGCAGGTCACGCCATACGGCGGCGTCGTGCCGCCCACCAGCGACTGGATCGTGTCAGCCGCTACGATCTATTACGAAGGCTCGTTAGGCGCTAGCAAGTCGATTCCGATCGCTGGACAGGTCACGGCAGGCGTCAACGCGACGGCCGAATACACCATCCTCGCCGCGGTCAAGACATGGGGGATCACCGCGAGCGGCTGGAACTTCGCGTCGTCGTTCGGCGTGCCGGTTCAGTACACCAACATCTCGTCGTTTCACGGCAGCTTGCCGAACGACCACGGCACGCAGTTCGCCGATTTCTTCTTCACGCCGGTCATTGCCGGCTATCACCTGACCAAGACCGATCATGTCGCATTGAGCGTGCAGATCTACGCGCCGACCGGTGCGTATAACCCGAACCGGCTCGCCAATGCCGGGCAGAACACGTGGACTTTCACGCCGACCATCGCCTATACGAAACTGCTTCCGAAAGAGGACATCGAGCTGTCGTTGAACTATGGCCTCGAGTTCTACACGCCGAACAGCGACACCCACTATCACAACGCGCCGCTCAGCGTGCTCGATTTGCTGGCCCTCAAGCGCTTCGGCAACGGCTGGGGCGTCGGCGTGGTGGGCGGCTATATCCAGCAGATCGGTCATGACACCGGCGGCATTGCGAACGTCCTCGGCGGCAGTCAGGGGCATGCGGTGGGCCTCGGGCCGATGGTCACCTGGTCGGGCAAGATCCAGAAGACGCCCGTGTCGGCTGCGCTGCGGTGGGTCAACGAATTCAACACCAGCAACCGGCCGAAGGGCAATGCGGTGCAACTGTCGGTCAACGCGACTTTTCAGTAA
- a CDS encoding UvrD-helicase domain-containing protein: protein MSAGLNPAQNEAVRYLDGPCLVLAGAGSGKTRVITQKIAHLIEAKGFEPRHIAAVTFTNKAALEMRERVGKLLEGKTLTTPGKEGRKVPVNQLTVCTFHSLGVQILRQEAEHVGLKPQFSIMDSDDCFGMIQEQVGSTDKGFIRKIQSIISLWKNGMIMPEQAIAIAANEDEHQAAIVYRNYVATLHAYQAVDFDDLIRLPAELFEKNEQVRDRWQNKLRYLLIDEYQDTNACQYELVKLLAGKRAAFTAVGDDDQAIYGWRGATLENLGQLSKDFPKLHLIKLEQNYRSTVRILTAANNVIANNPKLFEKKLWSEHGMGDTITVTPCNDEEHEAESVVFRLSAHKFERRANFRDYAILYRGNFQARIFEQVLRRERIPYVLSGGQSFFDKAEIKDICAYLRLIANANDDPAFIRAITTPRRGVGNTTLEALGSFAGQAKVSLFEAVYMGGIEARLSPRQIEPMRVFCDFMQRLTDRAEKDAAGTLLDELMDAIHYEAYLYDAFDERQAQAKWQNVLEFMEWLKRKGTKAEPEGAGNDEATGYDTADGLGDTGKNLLGLIQTVALMSMLEGREEDPDAVRLSTVHASKGLEYPHVFLVGVEEGIMPHRGGPDDEPIDDARIEEERRLMYVAITRAQRSLHLNWCKKRKRARETVVCEPSRFIPEMLLDDAPPPTPEEAPMSPKDRLASLKALLQKP from the coding sequence ATGTCCGCAGGCCTGAACCCCGCTCAAAATGAAGCGGTCCGTTATCTTGACGGTCCGTGTCTCGTGCTCGCCGGCGCCGGCAGCGGCAAGACGCGCGTGATCACGCAGAAGATCGCGCACCTGATCGAGGCCAAGGGCTTCGAGCCGCGCCACATCGCCGCCGTCACGTTCACGAACAAGGCCGCGTTGGAAATGCGCGAGCGCGTGGGCAAGCTGCTCGAAGGCAAGACGCTCACCACGCCCGGCAAGGAAGGCCGCAAAGTGCCCGTCAATCAGTTGACGGTTTGCACGTTCCACTCGCTCGGCGTGCAGATTCTGCGGCAGGAAGCGGAGCACGTCGGCCTGAAGCCGCAGTTCTCGATCATGGATTCCGACGACTGCTTCGGCATGATCCAGGAGCAGGTCGGCTCGACGGACAAAGGCTTCATCCGCAAGATCCAGTCGATCATCTCGCTGTGGAAGAACGGCATGATCATGCCCGAGCAGGCGATCGCGATCGCCGCGAACGAGGACGAGCACCAGGCCGCGATCGTCTACCGCAATTACGTGGCGACACTGCACGCGTATCAGGCAGTCGATTTCGACGACCTGATTCGTCTACCCGCCGAACTTTTCGAGAAGAACGAGCAGGTGCGCGACCGCTGGCAGAACAAGCTGCGCTATCTGCTGATCGACGAGTATCAGGACACCAACGCCTGCCAGTACGAACTGGTGAAACTGCTGGCCGGCAAGCGCGCGGCGTTCACGGCGGTTGGCGACGACGATCAGGCGATCTACGGTTGGCGCGGCGCGACGCTCGAAAATCTCGGGCAGCTCAGCAAGGATTTTCCGAAGCTGCATCTGATCAAGCTGGAGCAGAACTACCGCTCGACGGTGCGCATTCTGACCGCCGCGAACAACGTGATCGCGAACAATCCGAAGTTGTTCGAGAAGAAGCTGTGGTCCGAACACGGCATGGGCGACACGATCACCGTCACGCCGTGCAACGACGAAGAGCACGAGGCCGAGTCCGTGGTGTTTCGGCTGTCGGCGCACAAGTTCGAACGGCGCGCGAATTTCCGCGACTACGCGATCCTGTATCGCGGTAATTTCCAGGCGCGCATCTTCGAGCAGGTGTTGCGGCGTGAGCGGATTCCGTACGTGCTGTCCGGCGGCCAGTCGTTCTTCGACAAAGCCGAAATCAAAGACATCTGCGCGTATCTGCGTCTGATCGCCAACGCGAACGACGACCCCGCGTTCATCCGCGCGATCACCACACCGCGCCGCGGCGTCGGCAATACGACGCTCGAGGCGCTCGGCTCGTTCGCGGGCCAGGCCAAGGTGTCGCTGTTCGAGGCGGTGTATATGGGCGGCATCGAGGCGCGTCTGTCGCCGCGGCAGATCGAACCCATGCGCGTGTTCTGCGACTTCATGCAGCGGCTCACCGATCGCGCCGAGAAGGACGCCGCCGGCACGCTGCTCGACGAACTGATGGATGCGATTCACTACGAAGCCTATCTCTACGATGCGTTCGACGAACGTCAGGCGCAGGCGAAGTGGCAAAACGTGCTGGAGTTCATGGAGTGGCTCAAGCGTAAAGGCACGAAGGCCGAGCCCGAAGGTGCCGGTAACGACGAAGCCACCGGCTACGACACCGCCGACGGTCTCGGCGACACCGGCAAGAATCTGCTCGGCCTGATCCAGACCGTGGCGCTGATGTCGATGCTCGAAGGCCGCGAGGAAGATCCCGACGCGGTGCGGCTCTCGACGGTGCATGCGTCGAAGGGTTTGGAGTATCCGCACGTGTTTCTGGTCGGCGTCGAGGAAGGCATCATGCCGCATCGCGGCGGTCCGGACGACGAGCCGATCGACGACGCGCGCATCGAGGAAGAGCGCCGCCTGATGTATGTGGCGATCACGCGTGCGCAGCGCAGCCTGCATCTGAACTGGTGCAAGAAGCGCAAGCGCGCGAGAGAGACGGTGGTGTGCGAGCCGTCGCGCTTCATCCCCGAAATGCTGCTCGACGACGCCCCGCCGCCGACGCCCGAAGAAGCGCCGATGTCGCCGAAAGACCGGCTCGCAAGTTTGAAGGCGCTGTTGCAGAAGCCTTGA
- a CDS encoding outer membrane beta-barrel protein, whose product MHKITRLVLTASITMLSNFVHAQSVAPETGVSEFAGPYVGFKVGVNNSDASGVVNKSSHTTVFPGFTAGYNFDVNRFVLGAEAFADLHHGSATYKDGGIDAKFGMPFNQFMPYVRAGLTTDWPDVRFHWGLGVEYKFAKHVSAVGEWTTDTSNHDGTKRTNNSFTIGVQYHFN is encoded by the coding sequence ATGCACAAAATAACCCGGCTGGTTCTAACCGCATCGATCACGATGCTATCCAATTTCGTCCACGCGCAATCAGTGGCTCCTGAAACGGGCGTGAGCGAGTTTGCGGGTCCCTATGTGGGTTTCAAGGTGGGCGTGAATAATTCCGATGCTTCGGGCGTCGTCAACAAATCGTCGCACACCACGGTTTTCCCCGGTTTCACAGCTGGATACAACTTCGATGTCAACCGCTTCGTGCTGGGCGCCGAGGCTTTCGCTGATTTGCATCACGGCTCGGCAACATATAAAGACGGCGGGATCGATGCGAAATTCGGCATGCCGTTCAATCAGTTCATGCCATATGTACGTGCTGGATTGACGACAGACTGGCCGGATGTACGTTTCCACTGGGGTCTAGGCGTCGAATATAAGTTCGCCAAACACGTAAGCGCAGTGGGCGAATGGACAACCGACACCAGCAATCACGACGGCACCAAAAGAACAAATAACAGTTTCACAATCGGCGTGCAATATCACTTCAACTAA
- a CDS encoding HAD family hydrolase — protein sequence MIRTLHRYCIAFTVVLLSACSVTPRQDEVSQTGTTTAAALASWNDTKTRRSLVDFVTLVTTPESKDFIPRADRIAVFDNDGTLWPEQPASVQLVFALQRVKTVAGRHPEWKRQEPFRSILKGNLKNVAASGDAGSMRVLAAAHAGMTGDQFAALVHQWFDSASDPRLNRRYTDLAYQPMLELLAYLRANGFKTYLVTGGDVEFVRDVAQRMYGIPPEQVIGSTVKYRYGQTNGAVSLVRLAQVDTLVDGSAKPLAIDRVIGRRPVMAFGNADGDAPMLEWTSAGDGPRLAALVHHTDAEREYAYDRAAKSGKLDKGLDEAGAKGWLVIDMKDDWKTVFKPDSATTAVSASTTPAKN from the coding sequence ATGATTCGCACGTTGCATCGATATTGCATCGCCTTCACCGTTGTCCTTCTTTCCGCTTGCTCCGTGACGCCGCGCCAGGACGAGGTATCGCAGACCGGCACAACGACGGCCGCCGCGTTGGCGTCATGGAACGACACGAAGACCAGACGCTCGCTCGTCGACTTCGTTACGCTGGTGACGACGCCCGAGTCCAAGGACTTCATCCCGCGCGCCGACCGGATCGCCGTGTTCGATAACGACGGCACACTGTGGCCGGAGCAACCCGCTTCGGTACAACTGGTGTTCGCGCTGCAACGGGTGAAGACGGTGGCCGGGCGGCATCCGGAATGGAAGCGCCAGGAACCGTTTCGCTCGATCCTCAAAGGCAATCTCAAGAATGTGGCGGCAAGCGGCGACGCCGGCTCGATGCGGGTATTGGCGGCGGCGCACGCCGGCATGACGGGCGATCAGTTCGCCGCACTCGTGCACCAATGGTTCGATTCGGCGAGCGACCCACGCTTGAACCGGCGTTACACCGATCTCGCGTATCAGCCCATGCTCGAGTTGCTCGCCTATCTGCGCGCGAACGGCTTCAAGACCTATCTGGTGACGGGCGGCGACGTCGAGTTCGTCCGCGACGTGGCTCAGCGCATGTACGGTATCCCGCCCGAGCAGGTGATCGGCAGCACGGTCAAGTACCGGTACGGCCAGACTAACGGCGCGGTCTCGCTGGTGCGCCTCGCGCAGGTCGACACGCTGGTCGACGGCTCGGCCAAACCGCTGGCCATCGATCGCGTGATCGGCCGACGTCCGGTGATGGCGTTCGGTAACGCGGACGGCGACGCGCCGATGCTCGAATGGACCTCGGCAGGCGACGGCCCGCGCCTCGCCGCGCTCGTGCATCACACGGATGCGGAGCGCGAATACGCGTATGACCGCGCGGCGAAGAGCGGCAAGCTCGACAAGGGTTTGGACGAGGCCGGCGCGAAGGGCTGGCTCGTCATCGATATGAAAGATGACTGGAAGACCGTGTTCAAGCCGGACAGTGCGACGACGGCAGTGTCGGCGTCGACCACGCCTGCAAAGAACTGA
- the gcvT gene encoding glycine cleavage system aminomethyltransferase GcvT, which produces MTELKHTPLNATHRALNARMVDFGGWDMPVNYGSQIDEHRAVRTDAGMFDVSHMCVVDFTGERVRAFFEYALANNVAKLQTPGRALYSCLLNPNGGVIDDLIVYYFGEDHFRVVVNAGTADKDIAWFGQLNAEGGFGLTITPRRDFAIVAVQGPNAREKVWQTVPAARAATEALKPFNAARIEGTPFGELTVARTGYTGEDGFEIIVPADHVEALWNALQAQGVRPAGLGARDTLRLEAGMNLYGQDMDDNVSPLDAGLAWTVDLTSPRDFVGKGKLEADGSQAAFVGLILLKENGKAAGVLRAHQKVVTPQGEGEITSGTFSPTMQESIAFARVPKGVQPGDTVHVQIRDKNVPASVVKLPFVRNGKVLAV; this is translated from the coding sequence ATGACCGAACTCAAACACACCCCGCTCAACGCCACCCATCGCGCGCTCAATGCCCGCATGGTCGATTTCGGCGGCTGGGACATGCCCGTCAACTACGGCTCGCAGATCGACGAACACCGCGCCGTGCGCACCGACGCCGGCATGTTCGACGTCTCGCACATGTGCGTCGTCGATTTCACCGGCGAGCGCGTGCGCGCCTTCTTCGAATACGCGCTGGCGAACAACGTCGCCAAACTGCAAACGCCTGGCCGCGCGTTGTACTCCTGCCTGCTGAACCCGAATGGCGGCGTGATCGACGACCTGATCGTCTATTACTTCGGTGAAGATCACTTCCGTGTGGTCGTGAACGCCGGCACCGCTGACAAAGACATCGCCTGGTTCGGCCAACTCAACGCCGAAGGCGGCTTCGGCCTGACCATCACGCCGCGCCGCGACTTCGCGATCGTCGCGGTGCAAGGTCCGAACGCACGCGAAAAAGTCTGGCAAACCGTGCCGGCCGCGCGCGCCGCCACTGAGGCTCTGAAGCCCTTCAACGCCGCCCGCATCGAAGGCACGCCGTTCGGCGAATTGACCGTCGCCCGCACCGGCTACACCGGCGAAGACGGCTTCGAAATCATCGTCCCGGCGGATCACGTCGAAGCGCTGTGGAACGCATTGCAAGCCCAAGGCGTGCGCCCGGCCGGTCTCGGCGCGCGCGACACGCTGCGCCTCGAAGCCGGCATGAACCTGTACGGCCAGGACATGGACGACAACGTCTCGCCGCTCGACGCCGGTCTCGCCTGGACGGTCGACCTGACCTCGCCGCGCGACTTCGTCGGCAAGGGCAAGCTGGAAGCGGACGGTTCGCAGGCCGCGTTCGTCGGCCTGATCCTGCTGAAGGAAAACGGCAAGGCGGCGGGCGTGCTGCGTGCTCATCAGAAAGTGGTCACGCCGCAGGGCGAAGGCGAAATCACCAGCGGCACGTTTTCCCCGACCATGCAGGAATCGATCGCCTTCGCGCGCGTGCCGAAGGGCGTGCAGCCGGGCGACACCGTTCACGTTCAGATTCGTGACAAAAACGTTCCTGCAAGCGTGGTAAAACTGCCGTTCGTGCGCAATGGCAAAGTGCTCGCGGTTTAA
- a CDS encoding sodium:calcium antiporter, which yields MTGLLFELAIMLVIILVAAELFTNALEHLGERLKISEGVTGSLFAAVGTALPETLVPLLAIAGGTSDSAVNQEIGVGAILGAPLMLSTLSTFLMTLAVLGSRGARGWVAPERTGFARDLNYFLCAFVLAAAAMYVPHDQMIVRALFSVALVGVYVTYVVMTFRASNQLVDAGHGTEAPGKMLISRLGVPTNLATIAVQLALAVALLVWGAEGFIHGVRGVSQVLGVSPLLLSLLIIPIATELPEKVNSILWIRRGKDTLAFGNITGAMVFQGTLLPAIGILLTPWVPRIEVVTGIVITLAAAAWLRINVRERGVPVWALLVCGVLYAAYLAITLTR from the coding sequence ATGACCGGTCTCCTGTTCGAACTTGCCATCATGCTGGTCATCATTCTGGTGGCGGCCGAACTCTTCACCAATGCGCTCGAGCATCTAGGCGAACGCCTCAAGATCTCCGAAGGCGTGACGGGTTCACTGTTCGCCGCCGTCGGCACCGCGTTGCCCGAGACCCTCGTGCCGCTGCTCGCGATCGCGGGCGGCACGAGCGATAGCGCGGTCAATCAGGAGATCGGCGTCGGCGCGATTCTCGGCGCGCCGCTGATGCTTTCCACCCTCTCCACCTTCCTCATGACGCTCGCAGTTCTCGGCTCGCGCGGCGCGCGCGGCTGGGTTGCGCCGGAACGCACGGGCTTCGCGCGCGACCTCAACTATTTCCTGTGCGCGTTCGTGCTGGCCGCCGCCGCGATGTACGTGCCGCACGACCAGATGATCGTGCGGGCGCTTTTCAGCGTGGCATTGGTCGGCGTCTACGTCACCTATGTGGTGATGACCTTCCGCGCATCCAATCAGTTAGTCGATGCCGGTCACGGCACCGAAGCGCCGGGCAAGATGCTGATCTCGCGCCTCGGTGTGCCGACCAACCTCGCGACCATCGCGGTGCAACTGGCGCTCGCCGTCGCGTTGCTGGTATGGGGCGCGGAAGGCTTCATCCATGGTGTGCGCGGCGTGTCGCAGGTGCTCGGCGTGTCGCCGCTGCTGCTCTCGCTGCTGATCATTCCGATCGCCACCGAGTTGCCGGAGAAGGTCAACAGCATTCTGTGGATTCGCCGCGGCAAGGACACGCTGGCATTCGGCAACATCACCGGTGCAATGGTGTTCCAGGGCACCTTGCTGCCCGCGATCGGTATTCTGCTGACGCCGTGGGTGCCGCGCATCGAAGTGGTGACCGGCATTGTGATCACGCTCGCTGCCGCGGCCTGGCTGCGCATCAACGTGCGCGAGCGCGGCGTGCCGGTCTGGGCGCTGCTGGTTTGCGGCGTGCTGTACGCCGCGTATCTGGCGATTACGCTGACTCGCTAG
- the fliT gene encoding flagellar protein FliT, with translation MTSREQAEGLLNLTQAIGHAAQQSDWPEAARLTEQRAPLLMSLTGDVDGETLKIMRSIQAIDAAVMAMAANNKEKLDADYNRAMRSASAMKEYHRVAML, from the coding sequence ATGACATCGCGTGAACAGGCCGAAGGCCTCCTTAACTTGACACAGGCGATCGGGCACGCCGCGCAGCAGTCCGACTGGCCGGAGGCCGCCCGGCTGACCGAGCAGCGCGCCCCTCTGCTCATGTCGCTGACGGGCGACGTCGACGGCGAGACGCTCAAAATCATGCGCAGTATTCAGGCGATCGACGCAGCCGTGATGGCGATGGCGGCGAACAACAAGGAAAAGCTCGATGCCGACTACAACCGGGCAATGCGCTCCGCGAGCGCCATGAAGGAATATCACCGCGTCGCGATGCTCTGA